The DNA segment AATTGGATATAGATCAGGGTGGTAATCCTCATGAAACAGTTCCGGAAATTTATCTCGGGTTCTACCACCTAACTCATACATTTCCTCTTCTCCTTTACTGATCAACTCTCCACCCTTGTGCTTTCCTGTCCAAGGAGATTTCCATCCCCATAACCACGTGGGAATATACTGAACAGATGATTTTTCCTgcttcagttttcccaaaaggGCTTCTATACGAGCGGCAAAAGCTTCCAACTGTTTCAATCTTTTCTTCGTAGGAGCACGGGTCCCATGTCTTGCCTGCCAACCCAACCATGGAATCGCATGCTGATGTAAAAGTGCAAGAATACGAGTGCTAAAAAGCACACATCCACTCATCAAAGTGGTTTCACCAGTACATTTCTCAATATTAATCTAAAAagcaagcaatatcacatagtACAACATAATCCTTTCGAAGGGTAAGTCAAATAAGGTAATATAATACTCTAGTCAAACCACTGCATTTGGCGTATTTAGCATAACACCTAAATAACCAAACTAGGGTCATCACAGCAATGTGCTGGCCCAATACATTTCGCAGATAATGTACCAAAAAAGAATGTAATCGTAACAAAAGCTAAAACTTGAAAATGTgtgcatatttatttatttttaaaaaaaatgaagaacatgCACATATTTTGCAGCATGCAGACATCGTTAATTAGGTAAAATATATCCTAATTGAAAAAATGGTTGAAAAAGCTGAAGGAGAATTACCACAAGGTTCAAGTGAATAGGTTGGCACTGATCAAGAGAATTTGATGGCACAAATGAATTCTCAGAAATCTCTTTAGCTACGTGATATCTGCATAGAAGTTACCAAAGTCAatcaatttacaaaaaaaaaaattaatattccaGAATAGAATAGAAAAAAGGGAAAGTTTCCAGATCAGAAGCTGCTTCAAGAAACATCCCCACCccaaaaaatcaaatcaaaataacaaaaccactcctttaattcaaattttaacaCCAAAACAAATAATCCCAATTACGAGCCAACGAAATCGACATTTGAAAAACGTTCTCCAGAAAGTCAAATGAGTCCGCCTTACCATAGGAGTACACTAACAAATCCACTGACCAACATCATTACTTTTTCACACAAAAAAGCACGATCTTCTCCAGGAAAAAAATGCCAAAATCAGCAAATATCAAACTGAAAACTCCACAATCATGCAATGCCAGAATTCCAGTAAGCTACCTGGTGGCAGTTGACAAATGTTGTCGAACATCGAAATCTCCTTCCGCATTTGCACTGGAATCAGCGGCGGAGATCAACAGAAGCACAACAATGAATACAAAAAAGGGAGCAATCGCGATTCCCATGGATTCTCGAAAGAGCGGGTAATACAGAGACAAATGTCGATTCCGTTTTGAGTTTTTATATAGGATGAACAGTGGTTTAGATTTTCCAAAAAAGAGGAGGGTGAACATACGACGTCGTGAGCGCTTCCTGATAATACGATGTCGTTTTAGTGGTAGGATCTGGAATGTTGGTGAAGCAAGTGGGTTAAATGTGGCAGGTATTCAAGGATTGGACGATGATTCAGCTCTATTaacaatcatatttttatattaaaataatagacTAGAACATCTCATTcatttaattccttaattaattaataataatattaaattattaatgatattaatcatataaataatagaaaataaattattaatattcttAATAACACTATTCACTTGAACCTTGTGGTAGCTTTTTAAACCATTTTTTCAATTAGGATATATTTACCTAATTAGCTTGAAAGATTACCTCAGTGTATACTAAAAGACAGCGTATGCGGGTTCGATTGccatataaaattaaaaaaagaaaaatgaaaaaagaagaaTCCATACATAGGCATGTAACTAGAAACATTAATAATAGAAAAGGTTATGAGGATTTAGACTTTTTTAAGCGAATAGCAGTGTCTATATCCGTCGATGGGACAAAACaaaccaaaaaaagaaaaatttgggCCACCATAGAGATCATTGTTGTTGCTCATATATCTGCATGTATGCCTCAGAAAGTGCAACCATTTGGGGCAAAGTTTCAGAAACATGAAGATCTTGCATCTCATACCTGGGGAGGCAGGAGATGAGTTAAAGACTAGATATGCTGAGTATTCTCTCTATATTATGAAACAAAAAGCAATCAAAATAGTACCATAGTTCTTCTGACTTCCGCTGCACAAACACTCTATAGGATCCTTCACCTGGCTTGCCATCGTGAACAATGTTCCCGATCAAATCGTACTTGGAGCGCAGCCTTTCATTCTCATTGGGGGCGGGTAGAGGGATGTAATCCTTTAGCTCGAGATTCTTCACAGGGAAATTAACTAAGAAACCAGAACAAACTAGTTAGGAATCCGCTTGATGACCAAACATCCAAAATATAGATTGAGGGCATATTCTATATTCTCTTCCAACGAATTAAATcacaagaagaaaaaaaagaaacaaaaggtTGCAGAAATACAAGGAACTTGTACTAGTAATATGGAGGCAGAAGTATAGGCCAGTCGACAAGATAGATGCAAAATTTATACAATTAACATTGTATTAGTTAGCCAGTGATTATAAATTGAGACACGTTACTCGAAAATTGGCTTTGTTAACAGGACGGGACATAAATACTCACCAAGGGTAGGATTTTTCTCCACGAAGAAGTTGTTCTTCGTAAATCGACGCATGTGCAGTATGATATATCGTGGTAATTTCGTTACACGGTATCTCATCCTAGCTATACGAGGCCGGACAACTTCTGTCACCGTCTCGCCATCGAATTTCTTGAGAATGTTGAAAAGTGGAACCTAGACACCATAATTTAAATGACAGATTAGTTCAAATTCTACAAGTTGTCGAAGGAAATATACGTCAATATGTAAGATTACACAATCCAAGTAAGATGAGATGTTATAGTAACAAGTCCATAGAAAAAGATGCATCATTATACAACCAGTAGAGAAATCAAGCATATTTTCTTtgattgaaaaagaaaagacaCCCAATCTGTCCCTTAGGCCTTATATTAACATCACAAGTCAAAGTAGACAATTTGTTCCAAAAAAAAGTCATATTAGACGAAGTAAAGACCCCAATATTGCTTTGGTGCAGTTAAAATATGCGAAGGGGATATAGCTCAAGCAGATGGCATGCTAAAAGGAATACAAAAGTAAATTCTAGCATTTGTGTCAAAAAGATCAAAGAGTGACTTAaaaaacaaagaatttaattcaattttcaaTTCCTAAATGTTTATCTCAATAATTATACTGCCTCTAGTTCAGGATCATATAAAAAATGCTCAAGCaacaaaatcaatttaaatataaaacctGTGGAATAATGTTTTTCTCCATTACGTCCTTAAACAGAGGTGGAGGCGGCAAGTCCAACCCAAGCATTAAGAAAGGCATTCTGCTTGTCTCCAGGTTTACTCTATCCACGTCATTCCCACCATATTGTCCACTCTCATTATTCTGATTGTCCTCGTTATCTCTCCTCCCTGCAATAAACTTAGTAGGGATCTGCTTGATAACCTCCAGTTCACCCTACACGAAACATTCATGCAACAAATATTTAGGGTAAacaagaaaaaggaaaaggacaaatatttcatttcaagaaaagaagccaaaaatgtcaaaataaacCTGAAAGCACTGGTGAATGATGCTGCTCTTCTTTTTTGAACTTTTAAGATCTCCATGCATTGTATTAAGAAGCCATGACATAAATTCAACTGGATCAGACTGAGCACCTATGCGGAATCGTTTTTTACTAGCTTTCATAACTGCCTGGAGAAACTCATGTGGACTCACCTAGGAAATCCATGCATAATAAGGAAATGCAGACCGTTGACAAAATTTGTCAAATATGAATGCACAATCAAACCTGTCCTTTGAAGTTCCTTGCATGCCAGATCTTTCGTGTCAGCTCCCCAAATCGATGAACAAGTTGTGATTTGCTGTTCTGATAGTTCTCCGGGATAAGAAAGAAGTTCCTCAGTGGAGTAACACGCATCAAAGATTGAATGGTAACATTGACAAAGTCGGTCTCTTTGATGTTATTTAACCCCACCTACAAATAACTCACAAATTAATAAAGATTAAGttcaaaattaccaaaaaaaaaattattgcagGACAGCAAAAAAATGATTAGGTAAAAACACAGACAAAAGGGAAGTTAAATACCATTCCAGGAAGATAATCAGAACCATCAAGTGCCCTTGACCACAGCCTATTCCTGTCAATCTGCTCAACTTGCTCTCTTGTAAACCTGTCAAATCATACAGGAAAATCAATCGATGAATCCAAGAAAATACAAAATGACAGGCGAAAAGAATTgtaattccaaataaaataggaaaaaaaataattggacataaaacttcaacctccatatttttaaatgtaaattTTCTCCAAAAAATTACACCACCCTTTAGTTGGAGAAACACATTAGGGTGGTATGAAGCCCCATAGAAAGAATAGAATAAGTATAATCAAAGAAATCTATCATGTAACTAACATGCCTTGGGTTGAGAACATGCCGAATATCATCCAGCGATGTGTCAATAACTTCATATCCATCAGGAAGACAGAAAACTTTCTCTGTTCGAAGATTGATGTATACATGATGTCCAGCTTCAAGACTATGCGTATATGCATGAGACTTTTGTCCCCTTCCTTGGTAATATTTCCCACAAACCAAACATGCATAAACGTTCAAGTTTGAAAGAGATACCGAACAAAACTTCTCAAAGTCAAAATCTAAAACCTGGAGACAAAAAAAGAATTTGATTTCAGAAACAAAAATTGCCCACAGACAGAAAACTACAGAAGTTATATGGTAAATCATAACATTAAATGATGCATTTATTGAATGTGATGAAATAATAAGAAATTGATGTACAAACAAAGTACTTAGAGCAATGCTGCATAGTCATTTCAATTAGAAACCTCGAAAGGTCAATAATCGATGCATACTCAAGTACTTTGTTTGTACTTCAATTTCTTAGTTCGTCAAACCAATGCTGTGTAGTCATTTTTGTTAGAATCCTCGAAAAGTCAATAATCCATGCATACTCAAGTACACTCTGGCATTTTACAAGCCAGTAAAAAGAAAACCACACGACTAAAGTATAGTTTGGCACACTCTTTTCTGAACTCAAGGAGATGAAGATGATCTTAGTTTGGTCAGAAGCAACAATCCTGAGAACAAAACAAGATCCTTTCAATCCATAATTGAATTCATGCCTGGCAGAAGGCAAAACTAACAGAACAATGTATTCTAACTCTACCAAGATTTCAACAGAGACCAGTTTTCAAGGTTTGGAGTCAATGGCCAAGTACTTTATTTGCTTTCACAGATAAAAAAGTTTCCAACTCAACTTAAACAATGTAGGATTTGAGAAACCTTTTGATCAAGAATATCTTTTTCTTAAAACCTGAACCAAATCTAGGTCCCAACAGCAAATTCTTAAGAGTATGTATTTAAACAATGAAAGAAATTACAAACTACTTGAAgggcataaattttaaaattaaaaccacAAAACACCAGTTTACTGCCTGAAAGCTAATtctcacaaaaaataaaaaatcaacatCTTTGTTTGAAGAACAAAGGAATCAGACATTTAAAGGGGATTCACGtgattttttcatttattttactgCATTGACGCACAATAAACATACCAAGAAGGTAGAATATAAAATGCAATATGATAAAGTATCGTGCACCGGACAAACTCATCGAAAACAGAAATTTATGCATGCAGATACTTAAATACCGatgattataataataatcaatttcACCCCATTAGAGCTATGACTTTGAAAATCAATCGCAACCACGGGTACTTATTCCAAATTATACCAAAACAGAATATGCTTGATAACCAGAGCGACAACCAATCTATTATTAGTTATTACCTGTCTATTAACAGTGTCAAGATAGGGACAGTCCCTTCTTACTTCAACAGTGCGATTGCGCTTTATATGGCCTCCTTTAGCATCTCCGTCCTCTTCCTCCTCATCGCCCACCTCATTATTATTGTGTCCATTTTGATCATCTTCTATGCCACCACGACCTCGTCTATAATCCTCTTCATCTTCATAATCGTCATCATAAGAAGCAAGCGGGAGGAGCGGATTTTCAAATGCAAGTTGGAAGGAGGGCTGCTCAATTAGCTTCAGCTTCTTTGCAGCTCCCTCCTCATCCACAGCAATTTCTACGTCCTCGCGTTTCGTTTTCATCTTACCAATAACCTTTCTCTAACTTTACTTCCTACAGCAACCGTGTAACCAAATAATAATCTTCCACTCATCCAATACCACAAATTGCAATTATTATTTCATATCACCATTCAATATATGcaaattcatatttatatatatcatttgccctaatattattttgttatacaCACAGTAGAAATCAGATAAATTTCATGACAAAATTAGAGGAAGAAGCAAACCCAGATGCTAACGGGAGACCGCGAGACAGCTCTGCTGGTTCGCGTCCGTCTTCCTCTGCTTCAGTGCTGGTTTGCGTCCAGCCGTGGAGTGGGAGACGGAAAGAttgaaattcaattaaaaaCCCTAGCCACTATGAAGCATGGAAGAAAGGAAAGGGGGCGATTCTACCCGTCCAGGCGTCCAGCTGTGGCGTGGGCGAGGCGGAGAGAAAAATTGATTGAATAAACCCCAACACGTTACAGatttgtgttgaaaaattatttaaaaatgtgttaaatatttgtgttgaaaatgtgaatgttgaatgttgaaaattaggtaaaattaggtgttgaatattgaaaat comes from the Primulina huaijiensis isolate GDHJ02 chromosome 8, ASM1229523v2, whole genome shotgun sequence genome and includes:
- the LOC140983104 gene encoding uncharacterized protein — encoded protein: MKTKREDVEIAVDEEGAAKKLKLIEQPSFQLAFENPLLPLASYDDDYEDEEDYRRGRGGIEDDQNGHNNNEVGDEEEEDGDAKGGHIKRNRTVEVRRDCPYLDTVNRQVLDFDFEKFCSVSLSNLNVYACLVCGKYYQGRGQKSHAYTHSLEAGHHVYINLRTEKVFCLPDGYEVIDTSLDDIRHVLNPRFTREQVEQIDRNRLWSRALDGSDYLPGMVGLNNIKETDFVNVTIQSLMRVTPLRNFFLIPENYQNSKSQLVHRFGELTRKIWHARNFKGQVSPHEFLQAVMKASKKRFRIGAQSDPVEFMSWLLNTMHGDLKSSKKKSSIIHQCFQGELEVIKQIPTKFIAGRRDNEDNQNNESGQYGGNDVDRVNLETSRMPFLMLGLDLPPPPLFKDVMEKNIIPQVPLFNILKKFDGETVTEVVRPRIARMRYRVTKLPRYIILHMRRFTKNNFFVEKNPTLVNFPVKNLELKDYIPLPAPNENERLRSKYDLIGNIVHDGKPGEGSYRVFVQRKSEELWYEMQDLHVSETLPQMVALSEAYMQIYEQQQ